Proteins encoded together in one Quercus lobata isolate SW786 chromosome 3, ValleyOak3.0 Primary Assembly, whole genome shotgun sequence window:
- the LOC115978948 gene encoding uncharacterized protein LOC115978948 isoform X2 — translation MEMESLQLDHDGNCFEEASDKQLLPPGSPEERDIFGDPQVNTRVGDDYQVEIPSLMTKFEHAQLLMNPTDSGVTVDVSHSFLMGLPIPIMWVQEVNKIEDGTWEFVSNHDESGNPNVQVKARNRKKIHLKLKKRCTVNSLEPSNVLGLDHDKESRTADVGNMVAGKTSLVGVHKSKRYYPVPGSKSDPWSDAEVNGFLLGLYIFGKNFISIKRFIQNKEMGEMLSFYYGEFYRSDRYRRWSDSRKVRNRKCITGRKIFTGWRLQELLSRLLPRVPEEFQSTLVEGSKSFAEGRTSLEEFVCSLKSTVGIHILVEAIGIGKGKEDLTGLAMEPGKTNHIFQVCPNLPTGKACSSLSSSEILKFLTGGFRLSKARCNDIFWEAVWPRLLAKGWHSEQPKDQGYVTLRHYLVFLMPGVKKFSRRKLVKGDHYFDSVSDVLSKVASEPKLLDFEAEEATVRSSTEDGWVPEVTSDPDDPSNYQRHCYLKPRVSTCNQNGMKFTVVDTSSVHGGKSSNVRELRYLPVESKRTSKLFNHLNDNEGKFFKNSMDGYEVSATDMPLNIEMNINKPNHTEGTIGEKRPNGMKFTVVDTSLLHGKKSSKVRELRYSPVELKSNSELTTFLRETEGTSEDSLDGHALDAANILLNSDKNIISDSDNTNQKEIINNSDTTANKIMESHQDEKTTTSDDRQLKRTIKHQFSRRVKSGHSNFVAPVIKRRKLTSCANAKKNCIVEDLSEDLGSKKTGLSVALNPPDAGKNVSSQVGSQEKVPSIICAAKSSPEEESGGGILSGNFTGMKTSYLKNETHQSLPSFDLNLPQGLQESENGEAVVMEVKDRQRVNEDVSCFPSKKIEPVPDTLKTSIDMGTAEQQPDMNTRRQGTRNRPPTIRVLEALAHGYLNTPRKQKSGEVQTRENPFSNHTRKARSRVKATSTRGNTSTKTMQIEEKEVKEACSINKDVVSQPLDQIERSGSLATRDLTTRCPEVLRTIR, via the exons ATGGAG ATGGAGTCACTTCAGCTGGATCATGATGGTAACTGCTTCGAAGAAGCATCAGATAAGCAGTTACTTCCTCCAGGATCTCCAGAGGAAAGGGATATATTTGGAGATCCACAGGTGAATACCAGAGTTGGCGATGATTATCAAGTGGAAATACCTTCCTTAATGACAAAATTTGAGCATGCTCAGCTTCTAATGAACCCTACTGATTCTGGAGTTACAGTTGATGTTTCCCACTCCTTTTTGATGGGTTTACCCATCCCAATCATGTGGGTTCAGGAAGTGAATAAAATTGAAGATGGAACGTGGGAATTTGTTAGTAATCATGATGAGTCAGGTAACCCAAATGTGCAAGTCAAAGcaagaaacagaaaaaagatTCATCTTAAGTTGAAGAAGAGATGTACTGTAAATAGTCTCGAACCCTCAAATGTGCTTGGATTGGACCATGACAAGGAATCAAGAACTGCAGATGTTGGAAACATGGTGGCAGGGAAAACAAGTTTAGTTGGAGTGCATAAAAGCAAAAGATATTACCCAGTTCCAGGTTCAAAATCTGACCCCTGGAGTGATGCTGAAGTCAATGGTTTCCTCcttggtttatatatatttgggaaGAATTTTATATCGATCAAGAGATTTATACAGAACAAAGAGATGGGGGAAATGCTTTCATTCTACTATGGGGAATTTTATAGGTCTGATCGCTACCGTAGATGGTCAGACTCCCGGAAGGttagaaatagaaaatgtaTAACCGGACGGAAAATATTTACAGGATGGAGGCTACAGGAATTGTTATCTCGCTTGCTTCCTCGAGTCCCAGAGGAATTTCAAAGTACTTTGGTGGAG GGCTCTAAGTCATTTGCAGAGGGAAGAACTTCACTAGAAGAATTTGTCTGCTCTTTGAAGTCAACTGTTGGCATTCACATTCTTGTGGAAGCTATAGGCATTGGCAAGGGGAAGGAAGATCTCACGGGCCTTGCCATGGAGCCTGGAAAGACCAATCACATATTTCAAGTTTGTCCTAACCTACCAACCGGCAAAGCTTGCTCCTCTCTTTCATCCAGTGAAATACTGAAGTTCCTGACTGGAGGTTTCCGGTTGAGCAAAGCCCGTTGTAATGATATTTTCTGGGAAGCTGTTTGGCCCCGTTTGCTGGCTAAAGGATGGCATTCTGAGCAACCTAAGGATCAGGGTTATGTGACACTCAGACATTACCTGGTTTTTCTTATGCCTGGTGTTAAGAAGTTCTCGAGGAGGAAACTTGTGAAGGGAGACCACTACTTTGATTCTGTTAGTGATGTTTTGAGCAAAGTGGCATCTGAACCAAAACTTCTTGACTTTGAAGCTGAAGAAGCTACAGTCAGGAGCAGCACTGAGGATGGATGGGTTCCAGAAGTGACATCAGACCCAGATGATCCATCCAATTATCAGCGCCATTGTTACCTTAAACCCCGAGTTTCTACTTGCAATCAGAATGGTATGAAGTTCACTGTTGTTGATACCAGTTCAGTCCATGGAGGAAAATCATCCAATGTGAGAGAACTGAGATATTTACCAGTTGAATCCAAAAGGACTTCCAAGCTCTTCAATCATTTGAATGATAATGAAGGGAAATTCTTTAAGAATTCTATGGATGGATATGAGGTTTCTGCTACAGATATGCCATTGAACATTGAAATGAATATAAATAAGCCAAACCACACTGAGGGTACAATTGGTGAAAAACGTCCAAATGGCATGAAGTTCACTGTTGTTGATACTAGTTTGCTCCATGGAAAAAAATCATCCAAGGTGAGAGAACTTAGATATTCACCAGTTGAACTCAAAAGTAATTCTGAGCTGACCACTTTTTTGAGAGAAACTGAAGGGACCTCAGAAGATTCACTGGATGGGCATGCGCTTGATGCTGCTAACATTCTGTTGAACAGTGATAAGAATATTATATCCGATAGTGATAACACAAACCAAAAGGAAATCATTAATAACTCAGATACTACTGCAAACAAAATTATGGAGAGCCACCAGGATGAGAAGACCACTACATCCGATGACAGGCAACTGAAGAGGACTATCAAGCATCAATTTAGTCGGCGTGTAAAATCTGGCCATTCAAATTTTGTAGCACCTGTGATTAAAAGGCGGAAGTTAACTTCTTGTGCTAATGCCAAGAAAAACTGCATTGTTGAGGACTTATCAGAAGACTTGGGTTCAAAGAAAACAGGACTCTCTGTGGCATTGAACCCACCAGATGCAGGTAAGAATGTCAGTTCTCAAGTAGGTTCTCAAGAGAAAGTGCCCTCAATTATTTGTGCAGCTAAAAGCAGTCCAGAAGAGGAGAGTGGTGGAGGCATCCTTAGTGGAAATTTTACTGGCATGAAAACATCCTATCTGAAAAATGAGACACATCAATCCCTGCCATCATTTGACCTGAATCTACCCCAGGGTTTACAAGAGTCTGAAAATGGTGAAGCAGTAGTAATGGAGGTCAAAGACAGGCAGCGTGTAAATGAAGATGTTTCATGCTTTCCATCTAAGAAAATTGAGCCAGTTCCTGACACATTGAAAACCTCTATTGATATGGGTACTGCAGAACAGCAGCCTGATATGAACACCAGGAGGCAAGGCACAAGAAACCGACCACCGACCATTAGAGTATTGGAAGCTCTTGCACATGGTTACTTAAATACCCCCAGGAAGCAAAAGAGTGGAGAAGTTCAGACACGAGAAAATCCATTCTCTAATCATACCCGCAAGGCCCGAAGCAGAGTCAAAGCAACTTCAACTCGTGGTAACACTAGTACCAAGACCATGCAAATTGAAGAAAAGGAGGTGAAAGAAGCCTGTAGTATTAACAAAGATGTGGTTAGCCAACCTCTTGATCAAATTGAGAGAAGTGGCTCACTAGCTACTAGGGATTTGACTACCCGTTGTCCTGAAGTTTTGAGGACAATCAGGTGA
- the LOC115978948 gene encoding uncharacterized protein LOC115978948 isoform X1: protein MEQMESLQLDHDGNCFEEASDKQLLPPGSPEERDIFGDPQVNTRVGDDYQVEIPSLMTKFEHAQLLMNPTDSGVTVDVSHSFLMGLPIPIMWVQEVNKIEDGTWEFVSNHDESGNPNVQVKARNRKKIHLKLKKRCTVNSLEPSNVLGLDHDKESRTADVGNMVAGKTSLVGVHKSKRYYPVPGSKSDPWSDAEVNGFLLGLYIFGKNFISIKRFIQNKEMGEMLSFYYGEFYRSDRYRRWSDSRKVRNRKCITGRKIFTGWRLQELLSRLLPRVPEEFQSTLVEGSKSFAEGRTSLEEFVCSLKSTVGIHILVEAIGIGKGKEDLTGLAMEPGKTNHIFQVCPNLPTGKACSSLSSSEILKFLTGGFRLSKARCNDIFWEAVWPRLLAKGWHSEQPKDQGYVTLRHYLVFLMPGVKKFSRRKLVKGDHYFDSVSDVLSKVASEPKLLDFEAEEATVRSSTEDGWVPEVTSDPDDPSNYQRHCYLKPRVSTCNQNGMKFTVVDTSSVHGGKSSNVRELRYLPVESKRTSKLFNHLNDNEGKFFKNSMDGYEVSATDMPLNIEMNINKPNHTEGTIGEKRPNGMKFTVVDTSLLHGKKSSKVRELRYSPVELKSNSELTTFLRETEGTSEDSLDGHALDAANILLNSDKNIISDSDNTNQKEIINNSDTTANKIMESHQDEKTTTSDDRQLKRTIKHQFSRRVKSGHSNFVAPVIKRRKLTSCANAKKNCIVEDLSEDLGSKKTGLSVALNPPDAGKNVSSQVGSQEKVPSIICAAKSSPEEESGGGILSGNFTGMKTSYLKNETHQSLPSFDLNLPQGLQESENGEAVVMEVKDRQRVNEDVSCFPSKKIEPVPDTLKTSIDMGTAEQQPDMNTRRQGTRNRPPTIRVLEALAHGYLNTPRKQKSGEVQTRENPFSNHTRKARSRVKATSTRGNTSTKTMQIEEKEVKEACSINKDVVSQPLDQIERSGSLATRDLTTRCPEVLRTIR from the exons ATGGAG CAGATGGAGTCACTTCAGCTGGATCATGATGGTAACTGCTTCGAAGAAGCATCAGATAAGCAGTTACTTCCTCCAGGATCTCCAGAGGAAAGGGATATATTTGGAGATCCACAGGTGAATACCAGAGTTGGCGATGATTATCAAGTGGAAATACCTTCCTTAATGACAAAATTTGAGCATGCTCAGCTTCTAATGAACCCTACTGATTCTGGAGTTACAGTTGATGTTTCCCACTCCTTTTTGATGGGTTTACCCATCCCAATCATGTGGGTTCAGGAAGTGAATAAAATTGAAGATGGAACGTGGGAATTTGTTAGTAATCATGATGAGTCAGGTAACCCAAATGTGCAAGTCAAAGcaagaaacagaaaaaagatTCATCTTAAGTTGAAGAAGAGATGTACTGTAAATAGTCTCGAACCCTCAAATGTGCTTGGATTGGACCATGACAAGGAATCAAGAACTGCAGATGTTGGAAACATGGTGGCAGGGAAAACAAGTTTAGTTGGAGTGCATAAAAGCAAAAGATATTACCCAGTTCCAGGTTCAAAATCTGACCCCTGGAGTGATGCTGAAGTCAATGGTTTCCTCcttggtttatatatatttgggaaGAATTTTATATCGATCAAGAGATTTATACAGAACAAAGAGATGGGGGAAATGCTTTCATTCTACTATGGGGAATTTTATAGGTCTGATCGCTACCGTAGATGGTCAGACTCCCGGAAGGttagaaatagaaaatgtaTAACCGGACGGAAAATATTTACAGGATGGAGGCTACAGGAATTGTTATCTCGCTTGCTTCCTCGAGTCCCAGAGGAATTTCAAAGTACTTTGGTGGAG GGCTCTAAGTCATTTGCAGAGGGAAGAACTTCACTAGAAGAATTTGTCTGCTCTTTGAAGTCAACTGTTGGCATTCACATTCTTGTGGAAGCTATAGGCATTGGCAAGGGGAAGGAAGATCTCACGGGCCTTGCCATGGAGCCTGGAAAGACCAATCACATATTTCAAGTTTGTCCTAACCTACCAACCGGCAAAGCTTGCTCCTCTCTTTCATCCAGTGAAATACTGAAGTTCCTGACTGGAGGTTTCCGGTTGAGCAAAGCCCGTTGTAATGATATTTTCTGGGAAGCTGTTTGGCCCCGTTTGCTGGCTAAAGGATGGCATTCTGAGCAACCTAAGGATCAGGGTTATGTGACACTCAGACATTACCTGGTTTTTCTTATGCCTGGTGTTAAGAAGTTCTCGAGGAGGAAACTTGTGAAGGGAGACCACTACTTTGATTCTGTTAGTGATGTTTTGAGCAAAGTGGCATCTGAACCAAAACTTCTTGACTTTGAAGCTGAAGAAGCTACAGTCAGGAGCAGCACTGAGGATGGATGGGTTCCAGAAGTGACATCAGACCCAGATGATCCATCCAATTATCAGCGCCATTGTTACCTTAAACCCCGAGTTTCTACTTGCAATCAGAATGGTATGAAGTTCACTGTTGTTGATACCAGTTCAGTCCATGGAGGAAAATCATCCAATGTGAGAGAACTGAGATATTTACCAGTTGAATCCAAAAGGACTTCCAAGCTCTTCAATCATTTGAATGATAATGAAGGGAAATTCTTTAAGAATTCTATGGATGGATATGAGGTTTCTGCTACAGATATGCCATTGAACATTGAAATGAATATAAATAAGCCAAACCACACTGAGGGTACAATTGGTGAAAAACGTCCAAATGGCATGAAGTTCACTGTTGTTGATACTAGTTTGCTCCATGGAAAAAAATCATCCAAGGTGAGAGAACTTAGATATTCACCAGTTGAACTCAAAAGTAATTCTGAGCTGACCACTTTTTTGAGAGAAACTGAAGGGACCTCAGAAGATTCACTGGATGGGCATGCGCTTGATGCTGCTAACATTCTGTTGAACAGTGATAAGAATATTATATCCGATAGTGATAACACAAACCAAAAGGAAATCATTAATAACTCAGATACTACTGCAAACAAAATTATGGAGAGCCACCAGGATGAGAAGACCACTACATCCGATGACAGGCAACTGAAGAGGACTATCAAGCATCAATTTAGTCGGCGTGTAAAATCTGGCCATTCAAATTTTGTAGCACCTGTGATTAAAAGGCGGAAGTTAACTTCTTGTGCTAATGCCAAGAAAAACTGCATTGTTGAGGACTTATCAGAAGACTTGGGTTCAAAGAAAACAGGACTCTCTGTGGCATTGAACCCACCAGATGCAGGTAAGAATGTCAGTTCTCAAGTAGGTTCTCAAGAGAAAGTGCCCTCAATTATTTGTGCAGCTAAAAGCAGTCCAGAAGAGGAGAGTGGTGGAGGCATCCTTAGTGGAAATTTTACTGGCATGAAAACATCCTATCTGAAAAATGAGACACATCAATCCCTGCCATCATTTGACCTGAATCTACCCCAGGGTTTACAAGAGTCTGAAAATGGTGAAGCAGTAGTAATGGAGGTCAAAGACAGGCAGCGTGTAAATGAAGATGTTTCATGCTTTCCATCTAAGAAAATTGAGCCAGTTCCTGACACATTGAAAACCTCTATTGATATGGGTACTGCAGAACAGCAGCCTGATATGAACACCAGGAGGCAAGGCACAAGAAACCGACCACCGACCATTAGAGTATTGGAAGCTCTTGCACATGGTTACTTAAATACCCCCAGGAAGCAAAAGAGTGGAGAAGTTCAGACACGAGAAAATCCATTCTCTAATCATACCCGCAAGGCCCGAAGCAGAGTCAAAGCAACTTCAACTCGTGGTAACACTAGTACCAAGACCATGCAAATTGAAGAAAAGGAGGTGAAAGAAGCCTGTAGTATTAACAAAGATGTGGTTAGCCAACCTCTTGATCAAATTGAGAGAAGTGGCTCACTAGCTACTAGGGATTTGACTACCCGTTGTCCTGAAGTTTTGAGGACAATCAGGTGA